In Gasterosteus aculeatus chromosome 15, fGasAcu3.hap1.1, whole genome shotgun sequence, a single genomic region encodes these proteins:
- the mrpl35 gene encoding large ribosomal subunit protein bL35m: MAAALARRVSGLLRPLSVSLCSKAPRLCKLSSLIQPVCSSAAALAPLRAAASPTPRYNILQRLLPLIPGLTQQPSRSLTYFSLKKGKRKTVKSVTDRFMRLHCDLWIRRKAGYKKKLWKKSPPRRKRLREHVFCNKTQSKLLDKMTTSFWKRRNWFVNDPYLKYHNRVNLKL, encoded by the exons ATGGCGGCCGCCTTGGCAAGAAGGGTGTCTG GGCTGCTGAGGCCGCTGTCGGTCTCCCTGTGCTCCAAGGCACCACGTCTCTGTAAGCTCTCCAGCCTCATCCAGCCCGTCTGCAGCTCTGCCGCAGCCCTCGCTCCTCTGCGGGCCGCAGCCTCTCCGACACCCCGGTACAACATCCTACAACG GTTATTGCCACTCATCCCAGGTCTGACTCAACAACCAAGCAGAAGTCTAACCTATTTCAGTCTgaagaaggggaagaggaagaccGTCAAATCCGTGACAGACCGCTTCATGAGGCTGCATTGTGACCTGTGGATCCGACGCAAG GCTGGATACAAGAAGAAGCTGTGGAAGAAGAGTCCTCCCCGACGTAAGCGTCTGAGGGAGCACGTATTCTGCAACAAAACACAGAGCAAGCTTTTGGATAAAATGACCACCTCTTTTTGGAAAAGGAGGAACTGGTTTGTCAACGATCCATACCTGAAATACCACAATAGGGTCAACCTCAAACTGTAA